A genomic segment from Oncorhynchus keta strain PuntledgeMale-10-30-2019 chromosome 9, Oket_V2, whole genome shotgun sequence encodes:
- the srsf9 gene encoding serine/arginine-rich splicing factor 9: MTDGRIYVGNLPMDVQERDIEDLFFKYGKIRDIELKNNRGTIPFAFVRFEDPRDAEDAVYGRNGYGFGDSKLRVEYPRSSGAKFSGPMGGGERGEGGGPKGRFGPPTRRSEFRVIVTGLPPSGSWQDLKDHMREAGDVCFADVQRDGEGVVEFVRREDMEYALRRLDRTEFRSHQGEMANIRVHGEHGASYGRSQSRSRSPRGRGYSPPPYKSRGSPPQRYQSPPRRHVSRHSPPARRHPVTDHSPPPRHYR, translated from the exons ATGACTGATGGAAGGATCTACGTGGGAAATCTTCCAATGGACGTCCAGGAGAGGGACATAGAGGATCTCTTCTTCAAATATGGAAAAATTCGGGATATCGAACTAAAGAATAACAGGGGAACCATCCCTTTTGCTTTTGTTCGCTTTGAAGATCCACG GGATGCAGAAGATGCTGTCTATGGAAGGAATGGATATGGATTCGGTGACTCCAAGCTTCGTGTAGAATACCCTCGCTCCTCTGGTGCCAAATTTAGTGGCCCTATGGGAGGCGGAGAAAGAGGCGAAGGAGGGGGTCCTAAGGGGAGGTTTGGGCCTCCAACTCGGAGATCTGAGTTCCGGGTGATAGTGACTG GCTTGCCCCCATCAGGGAGCTGGCAGGATCTTAAAGACCACATGCGTGAGGCAGGGGATGTGTGTTTCGCCGACGTGCAGCGGGATGGTGAAGGGGTGGTGGAGTTTGTCCGTCGGGAGGACATGGAGTATGCCCTGCGCAGACTGGACAGGACTGAGTTCCGCTCCCATCAG GGGGAGATGGCAAACATTCGTGTCCACGGAGAACATGGTGCCAGTTATGGTCGCTCGCAGTCCCGCTCCAGATCCCCCCGGGGGCGTGGCTACTCACCACCTCCTTACAAAAGCAGAGGGTCCCCTCCACAGCGCTACCAGTCACCTCCACGGCGCCATGTGTCCCGCCATAGCCCCCCAGCGAGGCGACACCCAGTAACAGACCACAGCCCACCCCCACGCCACTATCGGTAG
- the triap1 gene encoding TP53-regulated inhibitor of apoptosis 1, whose protein sequence is MNSVGEGCTDLKREYDQCFNRWFAEKFLKGDRSGDPCTEMFKKYQHCVQKAIKEKDIPIDGVEFMGPNKEKGDR, encoded by the exons ATGAATAGTGTTGGAGAGGGCTGCACTGACCTAAAACGGGAATATGACCAGTGCTTTAACCGTTGGTTTGCTGAGAAATTCTTGAAGGGAGATCGAAGCGGTGATCCCTGTACCGAAATGTTCAAGAAATATCAGCATTGTGTCCAG AAGGCAATAAAAGAAAAGGACATTCCCATTGACGGCGTAGAATTCATGGGCCCAAATAAAGAGAAAGGTGACAGATGA